The genomic DNA GGGCCAATGTGTTTCACATTGAGTCAATTTATTAACAGAATTAATCATATATATGCCGAAGACAACACTATAGATTGTGTGTATCGTTGCATGATTAAACATTATGTATGTATtaatatttcgattctaaatacctgaaaaaaagaaaattacgatttaattgataaaatatctttatgtatataaatacatataatatatatatacatatctcAAGTGTTCTTACAAATCACTTTCAAGAATCCAGACTTTGACATCACGGATTAATTTGAGACTATTTCGACGAGCTGTGGCAACAGAtgtattttgaattttattgttaGTGTCTAAAATATGTTTTTACTACATGTATTACGTATTGATAATTATGTATAagttgttttcttttatttctgttaATATAGGTTAAGTtccattattatatattgcgTATTTTTATTGCTGTTTATAAGCAGAATATTTTTAGTAAATGAATACACAACATGTACTGGATGAAGATTCATTTTGTAATGAACAActgttataaatatttttgcttGTTTAGTAAATGTTGCAtaacttattttattacttgACGTTTCAAACTGTTATATTCTGCTGTATTACACCAGTATATGTTttacaatgaaaataatatgttttaataattattatcttcATCTTATTTcagatattgtaattaaacgTTGAGGAATGGCTGAAAATGTTACTGCATCAAATGCAGAGGAAAAAGCTATTTCCTCAGCTATGACACAAtgttatgaaaattatattatagttGATGTTGGTGCCAATCtaacgaataaaaaatatagcAGAGATTTAGATAGCGTAATTCAAAGAGCAAAGGATGCAGGGGTACAAAAGATTATGGTAACAGGTGCAAGTATTCGTTCTAGTAAAGAAGCATTACGGTTAACTAGGATATATCCTGGTACTCTGTATTCTACTGCTGGAGTACATCCTCATGATGCAAAATCATGGGAAAATCCTGATACTTTGCAAGAACTTGAAAGCATAGCTAACAATCCAGAATGCGTAGCAATAGGAGAATGTGGTTTAGACTATAGTCGTGATTTCTCTGATCCTGAGACACAGCGTGCTGTATTTCATAAACAAGTAGAACTTGCATGTCAGTTAACTAAGCCGCTTATAATACATGAAAGAGGTGCTCAAACAGATGTCTTAGAAGTATTGAATCATTATAAAAGTTGTTTACCACCAGTTTTAATCCATTCGTTTATTGGAACTGCAAAAGAAGCACAAATTTATTTAGATCATGGATTTTATTTAGGAATTACAGGATATTTATGTAAAGATAAATCTGATAGTGGAATAAGACAACTATTGGAAAGAAGACTTGCACCCTTAGAGAGAATATTAGTAGAAACAGACGCCCCATTTATGTATCCAAATACTAGAGCCAGTAAATTACCTGTACACGTTAAAGATGCTCTTACTGAACGATCCATGACGTTTCTTCACCGTTACTGTACTTTTCAACGTAACGAACCATGTGCCTTACCAGCAATAGTGGAAATGGTAGCAgcatttatgcaaatttctCCAGAAGAAGTTGCCTTGGCTACTGCTTTTAATGCTTTAAAATTGTTTGGTTTAAATCAGTAATATTATAATCAtttgttattataaaaatgGTGCTACTTGGtgctatttaatattttcattattttgttATTGATACATTATCTCCTGccatattcaaaaatttacgTTATTTGTGAGTTTATTGAAATAGGTATACCTTTTATAATAATCATAACATCAATATATTTTACTGTCAAGGAAGAAAATGTggaaagaaaatgtaaaacttgatttatatattaatagaTATTACCTATATGTGTTACTTATATActatgtttataaaaatactcACTGATATATTCAAATTAGTATATAAGGGATTTTACTTCttattatgtaataaaaattttgtagaagtatgtataaaatacatatagTCCAGAATCATACAATTTTATTGTtgatgttaaaaatattttcatataaataaattgttacgtGAACAATTCactacaaattttttaatattgaaaatccTAATTTTAGCGATATCAGTAATATTTTGGAATACCTGAAATATTACATTTTGATTTGATAGTTTGTTGTAGATATGATACTTTTTCATTGTTAGGCAAAACTTTCCATAAGTATGGATTTATAACAATAGTGTAAAATCCTTTTAATGTTTCAATTGCTTTCAATTCCATCTTTACTGTGCTTAacatattttgtttattaaaagaatatgCTTTTTCCGGAAATGCCAAAAAAAGAATTctgtaaaaaattaatatattacatacacattactattattattataatcatCATTACAGTAAAATAttcttaaattatataaaaatgtctTACTTGTAACATTCTGATAGTGATTCCAACTCTTCAACAAATCTGATATTAACATTGTAATTGCTAACATCCATAGGAAAACCATTTGGTTGTATGACAACAACACAATctaaaataacaaaagtaaCAAATCTAGGTTCAGATTTCTTGATATcaatgttatattataatcgttttttacttatttacttCTCACCAATAAATTCACCAAATTTTGTTGTTAAACCACTCATTATGCAGTCAGCACCTCCTAATGcttctttcaaattttctaataagGAAGGAACTTCATCTCTCTTGTAGTTTATATTAATTTGGTCtaatacattttcatttaGTGTAACTCCATTATATTCAGGGCAAAGTAGTTTAACACAccaatgtaattttaaaatagttaGTATAATTTGTTCATTCCTTAATGTCATTAAATGGGGTTGACATAAAGTAAAAGCTTTTTCAACCAATTCAGGGCAATAACAATTCAATGAAAGCAAACGAAAAGCAACAGATACTGAATTCTGTGCTGTATAATCGACATTTGTAACAAAATCGAGTAACATTGTTTGTATAATTTCCCAACTAGATGGTTTATAATCAGCTATGATAAGgctttttataaaatgatctATGTCGAAAATGGTAcactgttttaaaaaatttctgcTCTCCACAAGTTTTGTTGCTAAATGGTCcaataaagaaatattgcTATGCcgcattttatttaaacaccTCAGAATAAGTATATTCTGGTGAAAAGTAACATCATGTTTTATTACGGCATTACATAATCCATCTACCATTTCTTCACAATAAAACTTCATTTCTCTgtaaaaaagattaaaaaatagtAATGAAAAAGAATCAAATTAACTTGATCAAAGTACTTGCTACTTACTCATTTGCAACTTTTGTAGAAATATAATTGAGTAATAGCTGTATCTCATTGAATGTGAAAGATTGACAATTgattcttattttatatttgattttaaaCAGAAGATTCATAGAAGCTGAATTCATTTCAGGTAAAGTATACAATGCATAGAAAATATCTACAATATCTTCTAATGCTATATTCTTTTTACTTTTgtgcaaaatattaataatgtataGTTTTGTTTTTAGATCGTTTATAGCGAAAGAAAATTTGAGagctttaaataaattattactttctTCATCAAGTTCAAGCAGTGCTCTTTGTTTAAAAACATGTGGCAAAGCGATAAGTAATGATTTAATCAAAGGCAATTTTTCTAATCTATTTaatgtattatataaaattattatttcccTAATAGATAAATTATTCAAGGAGGCGGATATTAATTGAAGTAACGTTTGAATTAATACACTTTTAGGACtaacattaaaaaataatagaattcgTAAAATTCGTATCATATCATACATGTGTAAGGATCTTACATTTTTATGTATCACTTTACATACATGTACAAATTCTTCAGaatcttttatatttatacaagATAATTCTTTATCAttgttaaatgtattttttaaaatatccaAAACTTTAATAGCTTCTTTTACATccatatttttatcatttttttggATGTTTTTAATAATAGTTTTAAGACCATCATCTAAACTTAAAGGattcaatttctttatatcTTCCTTATGCTTTTCTAAACCTTTACATTCCAAAGTATCTACAAGAAACATAGTATTAAaaagtttaaatgaaaattaagaacataataaaatgtttattacctTGTGAAGAATTTACATAGTTTTGTAATGTACTATAATTTGATAAAGTTGATAAATTACGTAGTTTTATTGAatctattaataatttttgaatgaTCTTTTTCATTGTACAATAAATTTATCACATTAATTCATTACAAAGATACGTCGAATATTATTCAATGCTTTGGTACAAAGCAAAAGCTATATAACTCGTGTATTATGGTGTATTTACATATATACTAATACATTTGTAGTCACTGCTACCATCGAATTTGTATAGAACTGAATAACCTACAATGCTATTCTTTTATAATTGATGAAAGTAACTGCATGATAGTTATTTAACACAAAAATTAAGtggtaattattaataattaaaagagaataactgtttgtatatatatatgcatatgCGTATATACgatgaattaaattttatcaatcAACGACCAGTTTGTTATTCATCAAAATGTTGACGTATGGT from Osmia bicornis bicornis chromosome 15, iOsmBic2.1, whole genome shotgun sequence includes the following:
- the LOC114880564 gene encoding uncharacterized protein LOC114880564, which encodes MKKIIQKLLIDSIKLRNLSTLSNYSTLQNYVNSSQDTLECKGLEKHKEDIKKLNPLSLDDGLKTIIKNIQKNDKNMDVKEAIKVLDILKNTFNNDKELSCINIKDSEEFVHVCKVIHKNVRSLHMYDMIRILRILLFFNVSPKSVLIQTLLQLISASLNNLSIREIIILYNTLNRLEKLPLIKSLLIALPHVFKQRALLELDEESNNLFKALKFSFAINDLKTKLYIINILHKSKKNIALEDIVDIFYALYTLPEMNSASMNLLFKIKYKIRINCQSFTFNEIQLLLNYISTKVANEEMKFYCEEMVDGLCNAVIKHDVTFHQNILILRCLNKMRHSNISLLDHLATKLVESRNFLKQCTIFDIDHFIKSLIIADYKPSSWEIIQTMLLDFVTNVDYTAQNSVSVAFRLLSLNCYCPELVEKAFTLCQPHLMTLRNEQIILTILKLHWCVKLLCPEYNGVTLNENVLDQININYKRDEVPSLLENLKEALGGADCIMSGLTTKFGEFIDCVVVIQPNGFPMDVSNYNVNIRFVEELESLSECYKILFLAFPEKAYSFNKQNMLSTVKMELKAIETLKGFYTIVINPYLWKVLPNNEKVSYLQQTIKSKCNISGIPKYY
- the LOC114880568 gene encoding 3'-5' ssDNA/RNA exonuclease TatD produces the protein MAENVTASNAEEKAISSAMTQCYENYIIVDVGANLTNKKYSRDLDSVIQRAKDAGVQKIMVTGASIRSSKEALRLTRIYPGTLYSTAGVHPHDAKSWENPDTLQELESIANNPECVAIGECGLDYSRDFSDPETQRAVFHKQVELACQLTKPLIIHERGAQTDVLEVLNHYKSCLPPVLIHSFIGTAKEAQIYLDHGFYLGITGYLCKDKSDSGIRQLLERRLAPLERILVETDAPFMYPNTRASKLPVHVKDALTERSMTFLHRYCTFQRNEPCALPAIVEMVAAFMQISPEEVALATAFNALKLFGLNQ